The Glycine soja cultivar W05 chromosome 8, ASM419377v2, whole genome shotgun sequence genome has a window encoding:
- the LOC114422209 gene encoding phosphatidylserine decarboxylase proenzyme 2-like, producing MGHEHSKLSEGKGSRRARFKERLRLHFRRRRSGNGSSDHKLLHADNFAGIALLALLRAEMKFKDKWIACLSLGEQTFRTNTSDHTDKPLWNSEKKLLLEQNGAHVARISVFETNRMSSNTLVGYCEVDLLEFLTKDSDSDVEVFNLLDPSVPGKVVGNISISCTVEDPIETEKGFVRRILSIVDYNEDGMLSLSEFSDLIDAFGNQVATSKKEELFKAADKNGDGVVSMDELASLLTFHQEREPLLNCCPVCGEVLQISDQLNSMIHLTLCFDEGTGNQVMAGGFLTDKQASYGWFFKLSEWAHFSSYDVGIRSGSSASHILVYDRKSQRLVEEIIDKKIVLSMRAIYQSKIGLGLMDIGVKELLQSISEKQGARMDSPESSADIPKFIESFKDQINLAEVKYPLEHFKTFNEFFIRELKPGSRPIASAERDDVAVCAADCRLTAFKSVDDSTRFWIKGRKFSVQGLLGKEMCSSAFVDGPMVIFRLAPQDYHRFHFPVSGIIEQSVDIPGCLYTVNPIAVNSKYCNVFTENKRVVSIVSTVDFGKVAFVAIGATMVGSITFTKKKGDYVKKGDEFGYFSFGGSTVICVFEENSIAIDEDLLANSARSLETLVSVGMRLGVSTRKLS from the exons ATGGGTCACGAACACTCCAAGTTGTCAGAAGGAAAAGGATCGCGTCGTGCCCGCTTCAAAGAGCGTCTGCGTCTTCACTTTCGCCGCCGCAGAAGCGGCAATGGCTCTTCCGATCACAAGCTCCTCCACGCCGATAACTTCGCCGGAATCGCTCTCCTCGCCCTCCTTCGC GCGGAGATGAAGTTCAAGGATAAATGGATTGCGTGCCTTTCCCTCGGAGAACAGACTTTCCGTACCAACACCTCTGACCA CACAGACAAACCTCTTTGGAACTCT GAAAAGAAACTTCTTTTGGAACAGAATGGGGCTCATGTTGCAAGAATTTCTGTCTTCGAG ACCAACCGAATGTCCAGCAATACTCTTGTTGGATACTGTGAGGTTGATCTACTTGAATTTCTGACCAAG GATTCTGATTCTGACGTCGAGGTATTCAACCTTTTAGATCCATCAGTGCCTGGAAAAGTGGTTGGCAACATTTCCATTTCATGCACTGTAGAG GATCCGATTGAAACGGAGAAAGGCTTCGTTAGACGCATTTTATCTATAGTG GACTACAATGAAGATGGGATGCTTTCACTTTCTGAATTTTCTGACCTGATTGATGCTTTTGGCAATCAAGTTGCAACCAGCAAG AAAGAAGAGCTGTTCAAAGCAGCTGACAAAAATGGAGATGGTGTTGTGAGCATGGACGAGTTGGCTTCCCTTCTTACTTTTCATCAAGAACG GGAACCATTATTGAATTGCTGTCCTGTGTGTGGTGAGGTTCTTCAGATTTCTGACCAGTTGAACAGCATGATCCACTTAACTCTTTGTTTTGATGAAGGGACTGGTAACCAGGTGATGGCTGGAGGATTCTTGACAGATAAGCAGGCTTCATACGG GTGGTTTTTCAAACTGAGCGAATGGGCACATTTCTCATCTTACGATGTTGGTATTCGATCTGGATCAAGTGCATCCCATATTCTG GTATATGATCGGAAGTCTCAAAGGCTTGTTGAAGaaataattgacaaaaaaattgtattgtcCATGAGAGCCATTTATCAGTCAAAAATAGGTCTTGGCCTAATGGACATag GGGTGAAGGAGCTCTTGCAAAGCATTTCTGAAAAGCAAGGAGCACGAATGGATTCACCTGAATCGTCTGCAGATATAccaaaatttattgaatctttTAAG GATCAAATCAATTTGGCTGAAGTCAAGTATCCACTGGAACACTTTAAG ACGTTCAACGAATTTTTCATACGTGAGTTAAAGCCTGGTTCAAGACCAATTGCTTCTGCTGAACGTGATGATGTTGCTGTATGTGCTGCAGATTGCCGTCTTACGGCATTTAAATCAGTTGATGATAGTACAAGATTCTGGATcaag GGTCGAAAGTTTTCAGTTCAAGGTCTTTTGGGGAAAGAAATGTGTTCCAGTGCTTTTGTTGATGGACCAATGGTGATTTTCCGTTTGGCACCACAG GATTATCACCGTTTCCATTTTCCAGTATCAGGAATTATTGAGCAATCTGTAGATATCCCTGGATGCTTGTATACT GTCAATCCCATTGCTGTAAATAGCAAGTACTGCAATGTCTTCACGGAGAACAAGAGAGTTGTTTCAATAGTTTCAACTGTAGATTTTGGAAAG gTGGCATTTGTTGCAATTGGAGCTACAATGGTTGGTAGCATTacttttacaaagaaaaagggCGACTATGTTAAGAAGGGAGATGAG TTTGGATATTTCTCATTCGGTGGAAGCACTGTAATTTGCGTTTTTGAAGAG AATTCAATTGCAATTGATGAAGACCTTTTAGCAAATAGCGCCAGATCACTGGAGACCTTGGTTTCTGTAGGGATGAGATTGGGTGTCTCCACGAGGAAATTGTCTTGA
- the LOC114422212 gene encoding 60S ribosomal protein L44, producing MVNVPKTKKTYCKSKECRKHTLHKVTQYKKGKDSIAAQGKRRYDRKQSGYGGQTKPVFHKKAKTTKKIVLRLQCQGCKHVSQHAIKRCKHFEIGGDKKGKGTSLF from the exons ATG GTGAACGTTCCGAAAACAAAGAAGACATACTGCAAGAGTAAGGAGTGCAGGAAGCACACCCTGCACAAGGTTACCCAATACAAGAAGGGTAAAGATAGCATTGCTGCCCAAGGAAAACGCCGTTACGATCGCAAACAATCTGGTTATGGCGGACAAACTAAGCCCGTCTTCCACAAGAAG gcTAAGACCACCAAGAAGATTGTTCTGAGGTTGCAATGCCAGGGTTGCAAGCATGTCTCCCAACACGCTATTAAG AGGTGCAAGCACTTTGAGATTGGTGGTGACAAGAAGGGCAAGGGAACATCTCTGTTCTAG
- the LOC114422211 gene encoding putative clathrin assembly protein At1g03050, whose product MPPSSKFRRALGAVKDQTSISLAKVGSSTSLADLDVAIVKATRHDEYPAEEKHIREILSLTCYSRAFISACVNTLARRLNKTKSWTVALKTLILIQRLLLEGDPAYEQEIFFSTRRGTRLLNMSDFRDSLKSGSWDFSAFVRTYALYLDERLEYKMQSRRGKRSMYSFDEDEEEREREKEKEIIVRSTPVRDMKLEQIFSKMQHLQLLLERFLACRPTGGAKNHRIVIVALYPIVKESFQIYYDISEILGILIDRFPDMDVSDCVKVYDIFCRVGKQFDELDLFFGWSKSIGIARSSEYPEIERVTLKKLEVMEEFIKDKSALAQSNIPEAIEYKHQEEEKEAYESEPEEDVNATKALPPPPEEIIEEPVEEVKEEPKEEKVVQTEGDLLNLGDDMMTSEAHGEKLALALFDGAAPAAAGGATQALPWHAFDEGGDWETALVQSATNLGNQKPTYGGGFDTLLLDGMYKQGEMNAAMQGQGYGVSGSASSVALGSAGRPAMLALPAPPTSWSGSDSNNSDPFAASLAVAPPSYVQMSEMEKKQRLLLEEQMMWQQYAKEGMQGQAALAKLHSNNNNNNSYTGGYPQNYGNYYR is encoded by the exons ATGCCTCCAAGCTCTAAATTCAGAAGAGCCCTTGGGGCAGTGAAGGATCAAACAAGCATAAGCCTAGCCAAGGTGGGAAGCAGCACCTCACTTGCTGACCTTGATGTGGCCATTGTGAAGGCAACAAGGCATGATGAATACCCTGCAGAAGAGAAGCACATAAGGGAAATTTTGAGCCTAACATGTTACTCTCGAGCATTCATCAGTGCATGTGTTAATACCCTGGCAAGGCGTCTCAACAAGACAAAGAGCTGGACAGTGGCATTGAAAACACTCATTTTGATTCAAAGGCTGCTATTAGAAGGTGATCCTGCCTACGAGCaggaaattttcttttcaactcGTCGAGGGACTCGGCTTCTCAACATGTCTGATTTTCGTGACAGCTTAAAATCTGGTTCGTGGGACTTCTCTGCATTTGTTCGCACTTATGCGTTGTATCTAGACGAAAGGCTTGAGTACAAGATGCAAAGCCGGCGTGGAAAACGCAGCATGTATAGTTTTGATGAAGATGAGGAGGAaagggaaagagaaaaagaaaaggaaatcatTGTAAGGTCCACACCGGTGCGTGACATGAAGTTAGAGCAAATCTTTTCCAAAATGCAGCATTTGCAGTTGCTGCTTGAGCGCTTTTTAGCTTGCCGTCCCACAG GAGGTGCAAAGAACCATCGAATTGTGATAGTGGCTCTCTACCCGATTGTGAAGGAGAGTTTTCAGATATATTATGATATATCAGAAATACTTGGTATCTTAATCGATCGCTTCCCTGACATGGATGTGTCAGACTGTGTTAAGGTATATGACATTTTTTGCCGCGTTGGAAAGCAGTTTGATGAGCTAGACCTCTTTTTTGGATGGTCCAAGAGCATTGGAATTGCACGCTCTTCTGAGTACCCTGAGATTGAAAGGGTCACACTCAAGAAGCTAGAGGTCATGGAAGAGTTTATCAAGGACAAGTCTGCCTTAGCACAAAGCAACATACCTGAAGCAATAGAATATAAGcaccaagaagaagaaaaagaagcttACGAATCGGAACCGGAAGAGGATGTTAATGCAACGAAGGcgctaccaccaccaccagagGAAATCATCGAGGAACCGGTTGAAGAAGTGAAGGAAGAGCCGAAGGAAGAAAAAGTTGTGCAGACAGAGGGAGATTTGTTGAATTTAGGAGATGACATGATGACAAGTGAAGCACATGGAGAGAAACTAGCCTTGGCTTTGTTTGATGGAGCAGCACCAGCAGCTGCAGGAGGTGCCACACAAGCACTTCCATGGCATGCATTTGATGAAGGGGGAGATTGGGAAACAGCACTGGTGCAATCAGCAACCAACTTGGGAAACCAAAAGCCAACATATGGTGGTGGATTTGATACATTGTTGTTGGATGGCATGTATAAACAAGGAGAAATGAATGCAGCCATGCAAGGGCAAGGGTACGGGGTGAGTGGAAGTGCTAGTAGTGTGGCACTTGGTTCAGCTGGAAGGCCTGCAATGCTTGCATTGCCAGCACCACCAACATCATGGAGTGGGAGTGATTCTAACAATTCTGACCCATTTGCAGCTTCATTGGCTGTGGCACCTCCTTCTTACGTGCAAATGTCAGAGATGGAGAAGAAGCAAAGGCTTTTGCTTGAAGAACAGATGATGTGGCAGCAATATGCAAAGGAAGGCATGCAAGGACAAGCAGCACTAGCAAAATTACActctaacaacaacaataacaattcTTACACTGGAGGGTATCCACAAAACTACGGCAACTATTATCGTTAA